TAAAGGACAGGTAACTAGTATCAACTCGTACTCCTATATTTATGCTATAAAGATGGATTTCAATTCTGATGTTGATGTCCCTAATTGCCCTGCTCTCTGTTTTGCAGCTCAAGTGGTTGGTTTCTTTCCATGTCCCTCCTTGACATACAATATATTCTCTTTTGAGGATTGCTATCCAAGTACACAATGTTGATGCATTTTCAATTGTTGAGTATATTATCTTACAATGAGTTTGAATCATACACAGGAATATCTGGCGGAGTCATTGCTGGAATATCTGTTGCAGGAGTTATTGTGGTCTTATGCTCGGTTGCCTGGTTCTATTTTGGGTTCTATAAAAGAAAAAATGTAGTAGATGGTTTATTTGTTCGAGCAGGATTTGATGATGTCGGGATAGAGCATATGCACGGTAGTCTCTGATCATATCATTCTAGACCTTTGTACATAAAGTATCCTCAATAAATAACATCTATATTTTGAGCTCTCCATTTCCAGTATCTTACTCGATAATTAAAGCACACAAACATAAAGCTTGTGTAATAGGCATAATTTGCAAATTCTGTGCTTCGCAGGTACTGGAACTGAATTGCAAAAAATGTCAGTTTTTGGTCATCATACAAATGGTTCGTCCTTTAGCGGTATCACTGTAGATAGATCAGTAGAATTCTCATATGAAGAGCTTGCTCAAGCCACTGATGACTTTAGCCTGCCCAATAAAATTGGCCAAGGTGGTTACGGATCTGTTTACTATGGAGAGCTAAGAGGCGAGGTTTGTCGAGTTAATGCAATTTATCCTAGATTTTTTTTTTGGTTATAGAATTTATAATCGCAGTTATTGGTGAGCAAGAAGTCAATGTGAATATTTGTCTTTTGAAAGAAGTAAAAGATTGTTGAGAAGATTGGGGTGTAGCTAGTGATGGTTCAACTTAACTTGCGGGATTTTCTATTCTGAATCCACAGCTTGTGCATTTTTTAGAAACAATATAAAACATAGAATACtatattttgtaatttttttacTAAGAAAACTGCATATTCTTAACCTTGTCCTCTATTTATCTACAATATGCAGAAAGCTGCAATCAAGAAGATGGACATACAGGCGTCTAAGGAATTTCTTGCCGAGTTGAAGGTTTTAACACATGTTCACCATTTCAACTTGGTATGATTCGCTAATTTCCTAACACTTATAATTGTTATTATTGGCAATATTAATGCTACACAGCTCTTATTTAAAGTTCACATCAGTTGTAACTTGTAACCTACTACTAAAAAATGATTAGATTAATTGTTATTCTCTCAAACACATGCAGGTGTGTTTGATCGGATATTCTATTGAGGATTCCTTGTTTTTGGTTTATCAGTTCATTGAGAATGGCACTCTGAGTGAACATCTACATGGTTCATCAGGTGTGGACATTCGTATATAATTTAACAGATGGATATATGATGTACTAGCTAGCCATATGATTGATTACAGACTTTAAGTACCCCCTATTTTCTGACTACTTTCAGGGAGGAGGCCGTTATCATGGTCCAGTAGGGTGCAAATTGCCCTTGATTCAGCAAGGGGACTTGAGTACATTCATGAACATACTGTCCCTGTCTACATCCACCGCGATATTAAACCTGCCAATATTTTGTTAGACAATAATTTCCGTGCCAAGGTTTCAGAAAAATTTGTATTTGCGTAATATAATTTTTTTCTTAAGTTGATATTACTAGGCAATTCTTTTGTAGGTTGCTGATTTTGGACTAACTAGACTTACTGAAGTTACTAGCTCCTTGCAAACACGACTCGTGGGTACTTTCGG
This genomic interval from Apium graveolens cultivar Ventura chromosome 8, ASM990537v1, whole genome shotgun sequence contains the following:
- the LOC141678042 gene encoding chitin elicitor receptor kinase 1-like, which translates into the protein MLMHFQLLSILSYNEFESYTGISGGVIAGISVAGVIVVLCSVAWFYFGFYKRKNVVDGLFVRAGFDDVGIEHMHGTGTELQKMSVFGHHTNGSSFSGITVDRSVEFSYEELAQATDDFSLPNKIGQGGYGSVYYGELRGEKAAIKKMDIQASKEFLAELKVLTHVHHFNLVCLIGYSIEDSLFLVYQFIENGTLSEHLHGSSGRRPLSWSSRVQIALDSARGLEYIHEHTVPVYIHRDIKPANILLDNNFRAKVADFGLTRLTEVTSSLQTRLVGTFGYMPPEYARYGDVSPKIDVYAFGVVLYELISAKDAIVKINEVESRALVALFAEVLNQPESSNDLTTLVDPRLGDDYSIDSVRKIAQIARACTQENPQLRPSMRSIVVALMTLSSANEDWDVGTFYEDQGLVNLMSGR